Proteins from a genomic interval of Rhipicephalus microplus isolate Deutch F79 chromosome 6, USDA_Rmic, whole genome shotgun sequence:
- the LOC142765191 gene encoding uncharacterized protein LOC142765191, with protein MSTPIQCLVSWKERKKIISINGHTMEDVLAAVKATDFGDVASTGRIEVYNAQFEAYVDPPGNHVFCDGSKIRIITDEAMPHACSTNELLVVSPELEPSTTQPFHGSDYRLPPLPLDLKVAIGNTELGKVSSRTKSRIVSWLSHHLMNFTVYPGRRLYEAASKALVVEYPVLRDTIGTGWTTSIPYDDHDEGVLVGHLEFMSKEMSKRAPDLQKLSESMKQTRSSRRSWMKDTVPTTAEILEKYPALGNVEMLHEEFTAITSIQMEKKLLEFFNNFGPRILELLKTRHSTKDLVKELEKELEKLEGNSRKYRFAVALIELLPLLLKEKPKFLRGPDIYPALCFEGTSIREAEEMTVVFEAFNIHVVDVIAGMTAIMELYWVLDIMYSESNKNTLTLLEYFCGLPSVPRAPLLLRTISSIKS; from the exons ATGTCGACACCGATTCAATGCTTGGTGTCATGGAAGGAGCGCAAGAAGATTATCTCCATTAACGGACACACCATGGAAGATGTCTTGGCTGCCGTGAAGGCTACAGATTTTGGAGATGTCGCGTCAACCGGCAGAATAGAG GTTTACAATGCACAATTTGAAGCTTATGTCGACCCTCCAGGGAACCATGTCTTTTGTGATGGGAGCAAAATTAGAATAATCACTGATGAGGCCATGCCTCATGCTTGCAG CACAAATGAACTGCTTGTGGTTTCTCCCGAGTTGGAGCCATCAACTACTCAACCTTTTCACGGAAGTGATTATAGACTGCCACCCCTTCCCTTAGACCTAAAAGTTGCCATTGGCAATACAGAACTCGGAAAAGTTTCGAGTCGGACAAAATCAAGGATTGTGTCTTGGTTAAGCCACCATTTGATGAACTTCACTGT ATACCCAGGAAGGCGGCTCTATGAGGCTGCTTCAAAGGCACTCGTTGTTGAATACCCTGTCCTTAGAGACACAATTGGTACTGGTTGG ACAACAAGCATCCCATATGATGACCACGATGAAGGTGTTTTAGTGGGACACTTGGAATTCATGTCCAAAGAGATGTCGAAGCGTGCTCCGGACCTCCAGAAATTGAGCGAATCGATGAAGCAGACACGCTCTTCTAGGAGGTCGTGGATGAAAGATACAGTGCCTACAACAGCTGAGATACTTGAAAAGTATCCCGCTTTAGGAAATGTTGAGATG CTTCATGAAGAATTTACAGCAATAACAAGCATCCAGATGGAAAAAAAGCTGTTGGAATTTTTCAACAACTTTGGACCCAGGATTCTGGAGCTACTGAAAACTCGCCATTCAACAAAGGACCTGGTGAAGGAGCTCGAGAAGGAGCTTGAAAAACTGGAAGGCAATAGCCGTAAAT ATCGATTTGCAGTTGCCTTAATAGAACTCCTCCCACTGCTGCTGAAAGAGAAGCCGAAATTTCTGAGGGGCCCT GACATCTACCCTGCTCTTTGTTTTGAGGGAACAAGTATCAGAGAGGCCGAAGAAATGACCGTAGTGTTTGAGGCATTCAACATTCATGTCGTCGATGTTATAGCCGGCATGACGGCTATCATGGAACTGTATTGGGTACTGGACATCATGTACTCGGAGAGTAACAAAAACACCTTAACG